Proteins encoded in a region of the Halorussus sp. MSC15.2 genome:
- a CDS encoding helix-hairpin-helix domain-containing protein: MTTTPETESAETEREEAAEPAEATQPSTDAAEPDQTARDEPEPTPEDEEPDAVGEGEPLEDVKGIGPAYAQRLRDAGVADVTELANADAERLAEETGLSDKRISSWIDRAKAR; encoded by the coding sequence GTGACGACCACCCCCGAGACCGAGAGCGCCGAGACCGAACGCGAGGAGGCCGCCGAACCCGCGGAGGCGACTCAGCCCTCGACGGACGCCGCCGAACCCGACCAGACGGCGCGCGACGAACCCGAACCGACGCCCGAGGACGAGGAACCCGACGCGGTCGGCGAGGGCGAACCCCTCGAAGACGTGAAGGGCATCGGACCGGCCTACGCCCAGCGACTCCGCGACGCGGGCGTCGCCGACGTGACGGAACTGGCGAACGCCGACGCCGAACGACTCGCCGAGGAGACCGGTCTCTCGGACAAGCGCATCTCGTCGTGGATTGACCGCGCCAAAGCGCGATAA
- a CDS encoding aminotransferase class IV: MQYHVDGELVAAEDATVSVRDRGFMYGDAAFETLRAYGGQVFEWDAHAERLRRTCRALSLDHGLSDADLRGRVRETLAANDLDDAYVKLSISRGVQPGKLAPGPVEDPTVVVYVADLPRGGRADRGGESVWDAPATAAVVETRRISDAALPAHAKTHNYLNGILARLELGDRTASESGAADPPDEALMLDSEGNLAEGATSNLFFVRDGVLRTPSLDGPILPGITRRVVLELAEREGVPVEEATDGPAALRDADEAFLTNSTWEIRPLAAVEGPDGETVALGSGPVTDRLAEAFDDRVERDHYEYDE, encoded by the coding sequence ATGCAGTACCACGTCGATGGCGAACTCGTGGCCGCCGAGGATGCCACCGTCAGCGTCCGGGACCGCGGGTTCATGTACGGCGACGCCGCCTTCGAGACCCTCCGGGCGTACGGCGGTCAGGTGTTCGAGTGGGACGCCCACGCCGAGCGCCTCCGTCGAACCTGCCGCGCCCTGTCGCTCGACCACGGTCTCTCGGACGCCGACCTCCGGGGGCGAGTCCGCGAGACGCTCGCGGCCAACGACCTCGACGACGCCTACGTCAAACTCTCGATTTCGCGGGGCGTCCAACCCGGCAAGCTCGCCCCCGGACCGGTCGAGGACCCGACCGTCGTCGTCTACGTCGCGGACCTGCCCCGCGGCGGGCGGGCCGACCGCGGGGGCGAATCGGTCTGGGACGCCCCGGCGACCGCCGCGGTAGTCGAGACTCGTCGAATCTCGGACGCCGCGCTCCCGGCGCACGCGAAGACGCACAACTACCTGAACGGGATTCTCGCGCGCCTCGAACTCGGCGACAGAACTGCCAGCGAGTCGGGAGCGGCGGACCCGCCCGACGAGGCCCTCATGCTCGACTCGGAGGGGAACCTCGCCGAGGGCGCGACGAGCAACCTGTTCTTCGTCCGCGACGGCGTCCTCCGCACGCCGAGTCTCGACGGGCCGATTCTGCCGGGAATCACGCGCCGAGTCGTCCTCGAACTCGCCGAACGCGAAGGGGTCCCCGTCGAGGAAGCCACCGACGGTCCCGCCGCTCTCCGCGACGCCGACGAGGCGTTCCTGACCAACTCGACGTGGGAGATTCGACCGCTCGCGGCGGTCGAAGGACCGGACGGCGAGACCGTAGCACTCGGCTCGGGGCCGGTTACCGACCGACTCGCCGAGGCCTTCGACGACCGCGTGGAGCGCGACCACTACGAGTACGACGAGTAG
- a CDS encoding UDP-N-acetyl glucosamine 2-epimerase, with product MSEPTEMAVHDDRLAAQMERGDYVVAVVTATKPDFYKQAPLVPAADERDLPCFVLHTGQHYDDLLGHGLAEYGIEDRVAVDLGIRGDLSEKTAQVMTRIKRFAEVLDDRYPETTVLPVVHGDTLAAGVVPQAWMFATNQLVAHNEAGLRGMAPVSFDPSADPETVVARQWDGEWERNRAEPFPEQYDTFVGSAASLYHFAPTELNRRHLRDEGYPEAVGDRERIPVVGNSVVDAIEMKKDADLDESVFDVYPALEERDDWIRVDIHRRANLLPERFESIVAAVVGLVEDGHNVNFVELNATEVALREYGLRERLVRLAEENDNFLFTDLWKKHAHVYEFLESGQCFAELTDSGSMQEELNHIDEALCLTARFNTDRPETVFDANTNLLVPPVSGEFMRETVEYVYEDDRTRERMTEGPDLYGSDVGERIVDFLAERRDESPFEWAHERQGYAADADREFDYL from the coding sequence ATGAGTGAACCGACCGAGATGGCGGTACACGACGACCGCCTCGCCGCACAGATGGAACGCGGCGACTACGTGGTAGCGGTCGTGACCGCCACCAAACCCGACTTCTACAAGCAGGCCCCGCTGGTTCCCGCCGCCGACGAGCGCGACCTGCCGTGCTTCGTCCTGCACACGGGCCAGCACTACGACGACTTACTGGGCCACGGACTCGCCGAGTACGGTATCGAGGACCGCGTCGCCGTGGACCTCGGGATTCGGGGCGACCTCTCGGAGAAGACCGCACAGGTGATGACCCGGATAAAGCGGTTCGCCGAGGTGCTGGACGACCGCTACCCGGAGACGACCGTCCTCCCCGTCGTCCACGGCGACACGCTGGCGGCGGGCGTCGTCCCGCAGGCGTGGATGTTCGCCACGAACCAACTGGTCGCGCACAACGAAGCGGGACTCCGCGGGATGGCTCCCGTCTCGTTCGACCCGAGCGCCGACCCCGAGACCGTCGTCGCTCGGCAGTGGGACGGCGAGTGGGAGCGCAACCGGGCCGAACCGTTCCCCGAGCAGTACGACACGTTCGTCGGGTCGGCGGCGTCGCTGTACCACTTCGCCCCGACCGAATTGAATCGCCGACACCTCCGCGACGAGGGGTACCCGGAAGCGGTCGGCGACCGCGAGCGAATCCCGGTCGTCGGAAACTCCGTGGTGGACGCCATCGAGATGAAGAAGGATGCCGACCTCGATGAGAGCGTCTTCGACGTGTATCCCGCACTGGAGGAGCGCGACGACTGGATTCGGGTGGACATCCACCGGCGCGCGAACCTCCTGCCGGAGCGCTTCGAGAGCATCGTGGCCGCCGTCGTCGGTCTCGTGGAGGACGGCCACAACGTCAACTTCGTGGAACTCAACGCGACCGAAGTCGCCCTCCGGGAGTACGGTCTCCGCGAGAGACTCGTTCGACTGGCCGAGGAGAACGACAACTTCCTGTTCACCGACCTCTGGAAGAAGCACGCTCACGTCTACGAGTTCCTCGAATCCGGCCAGTGTTTCGCCGAACTGACCGACTCCGGGAGCATGCAGGAGGAACTGAACCACATCGACGAGGCGCTCTGTCTCACCGCCCGGTTCAACACCGACAGGCCCGAGACGGTGTTCGACGCCAACACGAACCTTCTCGTCCCGCCGGTATCGGGCGAGTTCATGCGCGAGACGGTCGAGTACGTCTACGAGGACGACCGGACCCGCGAGCGGATGACCGAGGGGCCGGACCTCTACGGGAGCGACGTGGGCGAGCGCATCGTGGACTTCCTCGCCGAACGACGCGACGAGAGTCCCTTCGAGTGGGCCCACGAGCGACAGGGATACGCCGCCGACGCCGACCGCGAGTTCGACTACCTCTGA
- a CDS encoding Rieske 2Fe-2S domain-containing protein produces MDEDSRIADAAEVPDDSTLLFTVRDGFDEREAILTRTAAGEVTAFENYCQHWTDVRLDKGSGATKRDGELVCGKHGALFEDDSGCCTYGPCEGAVLERIAVTVENGGVYLTDDDYEFVQVGSSMEYDLSSNRSLGF; encoded by the coding sequence ATGGACGAGGACAGTCGCATTGCCGACGCGGCCGAGGTCCCCGACGATTCGACGCTGCTGTTCACGGTCCGAGACGGCTTCGACGAGCGCGAGGCCATCCTGACCAGGACCGCAGCGGGCGAGGTGACGGCGTTCGAGAACTACTGCCAGCACTGGACCGACGTGCGCCTCGACAAGGGCAGCGGCGCGACCAAGCGCGACGGCGAACTAGTCTGTGGCAAACACGGCGCGCTCTTCGAGGACGATTCGGGCTGTTGCACCTACGGTCCCTGCGAGGGCGCAGTTCTCGAACGAATCGCCGTGACCGTCGAGAACGGCGGGGTCTACCTCACCGACGACGACTACGAGTTCGTGCAAGTCGGCTCTTCGATGGAGTACGACTTATCCTCGAACCGGTCGCTCGGGTTCTAA
- a CDS encoding transcriptional regulator, whose protein sequence is MREADATTRERITDHLRETPASPSALATEFDVTASAAIDHVRHIAQSLSASDDQLLVAPPECDDCGFSEFDDPANRPSRCPDCKSESVDEPVFRIE, encoded by the coding sequence ATGCGCGAGGCCGACGCAACCACCCGCGAGCGAATCACCGACCACCTCCGCGAGACGCCCGCCTCGCCGAGCGCGCTGGCGACCGAGTTCGACGTGACGGCGTCCGCAGCCATCGACCACGTCCGCCACATCGCCCAGTCGCTCTCCGCGAGCGACGACCAGCTGCTGGTCGCACCGCCGGAGTGCGACGACTGCGGGTTCAGCGAGTTCGACGACCCCGCGAACCGGCCCTCCCGGTGTCCCGACTGCAAGAGCGAATCGGTTGACGAACCGGTGTTCCGAATCGAGTAG
- a CDS encoding sugar phosphate nucleotidyltransferase, with product MKAVVLAGGYATRLWPITKHRPKMFLPVGDSTVIDQIFAELEADERIDDVYVSTNERFAEDFRDHLAESEFDKPRLTVEDTTEEDEKFGVVGALAQLFDRENITEDTLVIAGDNLISFGISDFVDFFEAKESPTLAAYDVGSRERAKSYGLVELDGDEVVDFQEKPEDPKSTLVSIACYAFTAETIPLFDEYLDNDNNPDEPGWFVQWLQSRDSVYAYTFDEAWFDIGTPESYLEAVGWKLDGENQIADSATVENTTLGENVHIMPGAELVNSSVNNSIVFPSATIRDCDIRNSIIDEKTHVENMDLAGALIGAHTQILNGE from the coding sequence ATGAAAGCCGTCGTTCTTGCGGGTGGGTACGCGACGCGACTCTGGCCGATTACGAAGCACCGACCGAAGATGTTCCTTCCGGTCGGCGACTCTACCGTCATCGACCAGATTTTCGCCGAGTTAGAGGCCGACGAGCGCATCGACGACGTGTACGTCTCGACCAACGAGCGGTTCGCCGAGGACTTCCGAGACCACCTCGCCGAGAGCGAGTTCGACAAACCGCGACTCACCGTCGAGGACACGACCGAAGAAGACGAGAAGTTCGGCGTCGTGGGCGCGCTGGCCCAACTGTTCGACCGCGAGAACATCACGGAGGACACCCTCGTCATCGCCGGTGACAACCTCATCAGTTTCGGCATCAGCGACTTCGTAGACTTCTTCGAGGCGAAGGAGTCGCCGACGCTGGCGGCCTACGACGTCGGGTCTCGCGAGCGAGCGAAGTCCTACGGTCTCGTGGAACTCGACGGCGACGAAGTGGTGGACTTCCAAGAGAAACCCGAAGACCCCAAGAGCACGCTGGTCTCCATCGCGTGCTACGCCTTCACCGCCGAGACCATCCCGCTGTTCGACGAGTATCTCGACAACGACAACAACCCGGACGAACCCGGATGGTTCGTCCAGTGGTTGCAGTCCCGCGACTCGGTGTACGCCTACACCTTCGACGAGGCGTGGTTCGACATCGGCACGCCCGAGAGCTACCTCGAAGCGGTCGGGTGGAAACTCGACGGTGAGAACCAAATCGCCGACTCCGCCACGGTCGAGAACACCACGCTCGGCGAGAACGTCCACATCATGCCGGGCGCGGAACTCGTCAACTCCAGCGTCAACAACTCCATCGTCTTCCCGTCGGCGACGATTCGGGACTGCGACATCCGCAACTCCATCATCGACGAGAAGACGCACGTCGAGAACATGGACCTCGCGGGCGCACTCATCGGCGCGCACACCCAGATTCTGAACGGCGAGTAA
- a CDS encoding diphthine--ammonia ligase produces the protein MTEGPSSAGQQGEWLSLFSGGKDSSWALYRALEEGLDVTRLVTVHPEGDSYMYHVPATRLASLAAESVGIPLVEVEPDDFEADEADESGAQGDAELRPLEAAVRELDAELPDGVAGVTAGAVESEYQTSRIEAMADRLGAEVFAPLWQEDPRELADAMLDAGFEITIIRVAAYGLDESWLGRTLDEGAIAELEDLNESHGVHVLGEGGEFETLVTDGPHMERPIELEYETEWDGTRGTLEIQDAWLGE, from the coding sequence ATGACCGAAGGGCCATCGTCGGCCGGACAGCAGGGCGAGTGGCTGAGCCTCTTCTCGGGCGGCAAGGACTCGTCGTGGGCGCTCTACCGCGCGCTGGAGGAGGGACTTGACGTGACGCGACTCGTCACGGTCCACCCCGAAGGCGACTCCTACATGTATCACGTCCCGGCGACGCGACTCGCGTCGCTCGCGGCCGAGAGCGTCGGCATCCCGCTGGTGGAGGTCGAACCCGACGACTTCGAGGCCGACGAGGCCGACGAGTCGGGCGCGCAGGGCGACGCGGAACTCCGACCGCTGGAGGCCGCGGTGCGCGAACTCGACGCCGAACTCCCCGACGGCGTCGCGGGCGTGACCGCGGGCGCGGTCGAGAGCGAGTACCAGACCTCCCGCATCGAGGCGATGGCCGACCGCCTCGGCGCCGAGGTGTTCGCGCCGCTCTGGCAGGAGGACCCCCGCGAACTCGCCGACGCGATGCTCGACGCTGGCTTCGAGATTACGATTATCAGGGTGGCCGCGTACGGACTGGACGAGTCGTGGCTCGGCCGAACCTTGGACGAGGGGGCCATCGCCGAGTTGGAGGACCTGAACGAGAGCCACGGCGTCCACGTTCTCGGCGAGGGCGGCGAGTTCGAGACGCTGGTGACCGACGGCCCGCACATGGAGCGGCCCATCGAACTGGAGTACGAGACCGAGTGGGACGGGACGCGCGGGACGCTCGAAATTCAGGACGCGTGGCTCGGCGAGTGA
- a CDS encoding VOC family protein: MDHDHADPDRAGQLHHLELYASDLDASVAFWDWLLGELGYEPKNEWDGGRSWVNGPTYVVLVQADGSDAEFDRLAAGLNHVAFHAASREQVDDLTAGVRDRGDSTVLYEDRHPFAGGYYALYCEDPEGVKVEVVGPE; this comes from the coding sequence ATGGACCACGACCACGCCGACCCCGACCGCGCCGGGCAGCTCCACCACCTCGAACTGTACGCCTCCGACCTCGACGCGTCGGTCGCGTTCTGGGACTGGTTGCTCGGCGAACTCGGCTACGAACCCAAGAACGAGTGGGACGGCGGCCGGTCGTGGGTCAACGGTCCGACGTACGTCGTCCTCGTGCAAGCCGACGGTTCTGACGCCGAGTTCGACCGACTCGCCGCCGGACTGAACCACGTGGCGTTCCACGCCGCCTCCCGCGAGCAGGTGGACGACCTCACGGCGGGCGTCCGCGACCGCGGCGACTCGACCGTGCTGTACGAGGACCGCCACCCCTTCGCCGGTGGGTACTACGCCCTCTACTGCGAGGACCCCGAGGGAGTCAAGGTCGAAGTCGTCGGTCCCGAGTGA